In the Sediminibacter sp. Hel_I_10 genome, one interval contains:
- the serS gene encoding serine--tRNA ligase, with the protein MLQVAVIKAHKNDIIKSLAKRNIDAKAMIEDAISLDEKRKTIQTQLDATLAEANSISKEIGNLYKSGKAEEANNLKEKTTQLKEDSKVLSDDLQETTGALTEILYKIPNVPNPLVPSGNSDEDNEEVFREGDIPKLYDGAQPHWELAKKYDIIDFELGTKITGAGFPVYKGKGARLQRALIAYFLDKNTAAGYTEYQLPHLVNEASGYGTGQLPDKEGQMYHVGIDDLYLIPTAEVPATNLFRDDILAEADLPVKITGYTPCFRREAGSYGAHVRGLNRLHQFDKVEILRVEHPSKSYEALEDMVNHVKGILRELKLPYRILRLCGGDLGFTSALTYDFELFSTAQDRWLEISSVSNFETFQANRLKLRFKNQEGKTELCHTLNGSSLALPRVLAGILENYQTEDGINIPEVLIPYTGFSKI; encoded by the coding sequence ATGTTACAAGTTGCAGTTATAAAAGCACATAAGAACGACATCATCAAAAGTTTGGCTAAACGAAACATTGATGCCAAAGCGATGATAGAAGATGCTATTTCTCTAGATGAAAAACGAAAAACCATCCAAACCCAACTGGATGCTACTTTAGCTGAAGCCAACAGTATTTCTAAGGAAATCGGAAATCTTTACAAATCGGGAAAAGCAGAAGAGGCCAATAATCTCAAGGAAAAAACCACACAACTAAAGGAAGACTCTAAAGTACTTTCTGATGACTTACAAGAAACCACCGGTGCGTTAACCGAGATTTTATATAAAATACCAAACGTTCCCAATCCTCTTGTGCCTTCTGGAAATTCTGACGAAGACAATGAAGAGGTGTTTCGTGAGGGTGATATCCCAAAATTATATGACGGCGCCCAACCGCATTGGGAACTCGCTAAAAAATACGACATCATTGATTTTGAGTTGGGCACTAAAATTACAGGTGCAGGCTTTCCTGTGTACAAAGGAAAAGGTGCTAGATTACAACGTGCTCTTATTGCCTATTTTTTAGATAAAAATACAGCAGCCGGATACACAGAATATCAATTACCGCATTTGGTAAATGAAGCTTCTGGTTACGGTACAGGACAGTTGCCAGATAAAGAAGGCCAAATGTATCACGTGGGAATAGATGATTTATACCTCATCCCTACCGCTGAAGTTCCAGCGACCAATTTATTCAGAGACGATATTTTAGCTGAAGCCGATTTACCGGTCAAAATCACTGGATATACACCTTGTTTTAGAAGAGAAGCAGGAAGTTATGGCGCTCACGTTAGAGGACTAAACAGGCTGCATCAATTTGATAAAGTCGAAATTTTAAGGGTAGAACATCCGTCTAAATCTTACGAAGCTTTGGAGGATATGGTCAATCACGTTAAAGGGATTTTAAGAGAACTGAAATTACCTTATCGCATCTTACGCTTGTGCGGTGGCGATCTTGGTTTTACTTCTGCCTTAACTTATGATTTTGAGTTGTTTTCAACAGCACAAGATCGCTGGTTAGAAATATCTAGCGTTTCTAATTTTGAAACCTTTCAGGCCAACCGCTTGAAACTGCGTTTTAAAAATCAAGAAGGTAAAACAGAATTGTGCCATACTTTGAACGGAAGCTCACTGGCATTACCTAGAGTTCTTGCGGGAATTCTAGAGAACTACCAAACCGAAGACGGCATCAATATCCCAGAAGTACTGATTCCTTATACTGGATTCTCTAAAATTTGA
- a CDS encoding tetratricopeptide repeat protein yields MTRLNLILCLLLSTLAFSQSEQLAEDYFNRGEFNKALLSYQSLYQKKNDSKYFDKIIESLQQLERYQESDSLLKDRLVKINYPSVLVELGYNYQLQDSTSLSESYYQQAIDKIDENPNYSYGVARRFEDYSLLDQAIIVYKKGMALNPDYDFSRQMARIYGEQGNIELLFSSYMDYIDTKPNFLNNVKRAFSDFVSENGESENNQLLRKLLLKKLQAQPDEYWYDLLSWLYVQQKDFDKAFIQEKALYRRNQESLSRIMDLALTTNHAGEKETATDIFNFILENSQDIETLLTAHQYLLDMQVEAAQASDFESIDSKYQSLFEKYGTFEPTLSLQISYGNFLAFYDNQPKEASEFLKKTLKLPLSNYQEATVKLKLADILVLQERFNEALIYYSQIQANLKNSTIAQEARFKVAKTSYYKGDFEWAESQLKILKSSTSQLIANDALDLKLLISDNKDEDSLQIALKLYAKSDLLSFQNKNDDAIALLSKILTEHKGETIEDQALFKQAKLYEKKGQWEKAASNYEYIIANYRDEILADDAYFYLAELYENELGLPEKAKPLYENILFNHQDSIYFIEARKRFRMLRGDAIN; encoded by the coding sequence ATGACGCGCTTAAACCTAATCCTTTGTTTATTATTGAGCACCTTGGCCTTTTCCCAGAGTGAGCAATTGGCCGAAGATTATTTTAATCGTGGAGAGTTCAATAAAGCGCTTTTAAGTTACCAAAGTTTATATCAGAAGAAAAACGACTCCAAATATTTTGATAAAATTATCGAATCGCTTCAGCAGTTGGAGCGCTACCAAGAATCAGATAGCTTACTTAAAGACCGCTTGGTAAAAATCAATTACCCATCGGTACTTGTGGAACTAGGGTACAACTATCAACTTCAAGACAGTACGAGCCTATCAGAAAGCTACTATCAACAAGCTATTGATAAAATAGACGAAAACCCCAATTATTCTTACGGCGTAGCAAGACGGTTTGAAGATTATTCGCTTTTAGACCAGGCTATCATTGTCTACAAAAAAGGGATGGCACTTAATCCCGATTATGATTTTAGTCGTCAAATGGCGAGAATTTATGGAGAGCAAGGCAATATTGAGCTCTTATTTTCAAGCTATATGGACTATATAGATACTAAACCTAATTTTCTAAATAACGTGAAAAGAGCGTTTAGTGATTTTGTTTCAGAAAATGGAGAAAGTGAAAACAATCAACTCTTAAGAAAGCTCTTACTCAAAAAACTACAAGCCCAACCAGATGAGTATTGGTATGATCTACTGAGTTGGCTTTATGTACAACAAAAAGATTTTGATAAGGCCTTCATTCAAGAAAAAGCACTCTATAGAAGAAATCAAGAAAGCTTGAGCAGAATCATGGATCTTGCACTTACCACCAATCACGCAGGAGAAAAAGAGACTGCGACCGATATCTTTAACTTTATTCTTGAAAACTCACAAGACATTGAAACCCTCTTAACGGCCCATCAATACCTTTTAGACATGCAAGTGGAGGCTGCACAAGCTTCGGATTTTGAGTCTATTGATTCTAAATACCAATCGCTTTTTGAAAAGTATGGTACTTTCGAGCCAACTTTATCCCTTCAAATTTCCTACGGAAATTTTCTCGCTTTCTATGATAACCAACCTAAGGAAGCCAGTGAGTTCCTTAAAAAAACTTTAAAATTACCGCTATCCAATTACCAAGAAGCGACCGTAAAATTAAAACTGGCTGACATTCTTGTGTTACAAGAACGCTTTAATGAGGCACTTATTTACTACTCTCAAATTCAAGCCAACTTAAAAAATAGTACCATTGCTCAAGAAGCACGATTTAAAGTTGCTAAAACCAGTTATTACAAGGGCGATTTTGAATGGGCAGAATCACAGCTTAAAATATTAAAATCTTCTACCTCGCAATTAATTGCTAATGATGCGCTTGATTTAAAACTGCTCATTTCAGATAATAAAGATGAAGACTCTTTACAAATCGCCTTAAAACTATACGCAAAGTCTGATTTGTTATCGTTTCAGAATAAAAATGATGACGCCATTGCCCTACTAAGCAAAATTTTGACAGAGCATAAAGGCGAGACCATTGAAGATCAAGCATTATTTAAGCAGGCAAAGCTTTACGAAAAAAAGGGTCAATGGGAAAAAGCAGCTTCTAATTATGAGTATATCATTGCTAATTATAGAGATGAGATTCTTGCCGACGACGCCTATTTTTATCTAGCAGAACTATATGAAAATGAATTAGGGCTCCCTGAAAAAGCGAAACCTTTATATGAGAACATTCTTTTTAATCATCAAGACAGCATCTATTTTATAGAGGCCAGAAAACGCTTTAGAATGTTGCGAGGCGATGCCATCAACTAA
- a CDS encoding DUF4286 family protein: protein MIIYNVTINIDDSAHDEWLTWMKNEHIPQVLGTGKFNNATFSQVLVEEDMGGKTYSVQYRAFSRAALDAYYKEHAEKLRNEGLKKFADKMLSFRTELEIVDEYNIEVNS, encoded by the coding sequence ATGATTATATATAACGTTACCATAAATATAGACGATAGCGCCCATGATGAATGGCTCACTTGGATGAAGAACGAGCACATCCCACAAGTACTGGGAACAGGAAAATTTAATAATGCCACATTTTCGCAAGTCTTGGTCGAAGAAGATATGGGTGGCAAAACCTACTCAGTGCAATACCGCGCCTTTTCAAGAGCAGCTCTGGATGCGTATTATAAAGAGCACGCCGAAAAGCTAAGAAACGAAGGACTTAAAAAATTTGCAGACAAAATGCTCTCATTTAGAACGGAGCTAGAAATTGTAGACGAATATAACATTGAGGTCAATTCATAA
- a CDS encoding DUF3127 domain-containing protein — MEVQGKIKMIGETQTFGSNGFRKRELVVTTEEQYPQHILVEFVQDKTDLLNAYQVGQPVKVNINLRGREWVNPQGETKYFNSVQGWRIEGAQASQGGNVPPAAPNEAFEPATNLNEEDHDDLPF; from the coding sequence ATGGAAGTACAAGGAAAAATCAAAATGATAGGAGAGACCCAAACATTTGGAAGTAATGGGTTTAGAAAAAGAGAATTGGTCGTGACTACAGAAGAGCAGTACCCACAGCATATTTTAGTTGAATTTGTTCAAGACAAAACCGATTTATTAAATGCTTACCAAGTTGGTCAACCCGTTAAGGTGAATATCAATTTAAGAGGTCGCGAATGGGTTAATCCACAAGGTGAGACTAAGTATTTTAACTCTGTTCAAGGATGGAGAATTGAAGGCGCACAAGCGTCTCAAGGAGGCAATGTGCCACCTGCCGCTCCAAATGAAGCATTTGAGCCTGCAACCAATCTAAATGAGGAAGATCATGACGATCTGCCTTTTTAA
- a CDS encoding flavin reductase family protein, producing MVSFDPKTISTATLHGHLLSAVAPRPIAFASTIDSDGKPNLSPFSYFNVFSSNPPILVFSPARRVRDNTTKHTLENAEATKEVVINVVSYDIVQQMSLSSTEYGDGVNEFEKAGLTMLASDVVKPFRVAESPVQFECKINDIISLGNEGGAGNLIICEVVKFHVSPDVLDENGIIDQKKLDLVSRAGGSYYSRAKKGFFEIPKPLSTLGIGVDAMPDVVKNSMILTGNDLGMLGNVETLPSEDEISTFIKTVSERYPNIAEMTQREKHKIARNYLSFGDVDSAWKLLLS from the coding sequence ATGGTTTCATTTGATCCAAAAACAATTTCTACAGCAACACTGCACGGTCACTTATTAAGTGCCGTTGCGCCTAGGCCTATTGCCTTTGCAAGTACTATAGATAGCGATGGAAAACCAAATCTTTCGCCGTTTAGTTATTTTAACGTGTTTAGTTCCAATCCACCAATATTGGTTTTCTCTCCAGCACGACGTGTTAGAGATAACACGACAAAGCATACATTAGAGAATGCTGAAGCCACAAAAGAAGTGGTGATCAATGTGGTGAGTTATGATATTGTGCAGCAAATGTCATTGAGTAGCACAGAATATGGAGATGGGGTCAATGAATTTGAGAAGGCAGGCTTAACGATGCTTGCATCAGATGTGGTAAAACCATTTAGGGTAGCAGAGTCTCCTGTGCAATTTGAATGTAAAATCAATGATATCATCTCTTTAGGAAATGAGGGAGGTGCGGGTAATTTAATCATTTGCGAAGTGGTCAAATTTCATGTATCGCCAGATGTTTTGGACGAGAATGGGATTATAGATCAAAAAAAATTAGACTTAGTGTCTAGAGCCGGAGGAAGTTATTACAGCAGAGCTAAAAAGGGCTTTTTTGAAATTCCTAAACCGCTATCCACCTTAGGAATTGGTGTTGATGCCATGCCAGATGTGGTTAAAAATAGCATGATTCTTACCGGTAATGATTTAGGAATGTTGGGTAATGTAGAAACCTTGCCAAGTGAAGACGAGATCTCTACATTTATCAAAACAGTAAGTGAGCGCTATCCAAATATAGCAGAGATGACACAGCGAGAAAAGCATAAAATTGCCAGAAATTATTTAAGCTTTGGCGATGTTGATAGTGCATGGAAATTGCTCTTGTCATAA
- a CDS encoding HAMP domain-containing sensor histidine kinase: protein MALHINRNYTRWAIIITSFIIISLILWNTYVFFQYFKSEEQAKMKIWTNAYVEFSNDVNSIISGTDNIEINKVAEGIVIDTTLTTPLLLLGKNDKIISSRNITPYANSNDTRDLKIDSAYVQDNYKALIERFSKENPPVILENLNQTLYYGNSPLLNKLKYYPLALLVIIVLFAALAYFFYKSSKTADQNKLWTGMAKETAHQIGTPLSSLVGWTEILRSENVDPDYLIEIEKDINRLQTITDRFSKIGSIPTLKKADIVEETIASYEYLKARSSKLIDFELDAPSKAITVNLNAQLYSWTIENLVKNAIDAMRGKGKLKLVISEDENHVKIKVTDTGKGLSKVKFNTIFQPGYTSKKRGWGLGLSLAKRIVEDYHNGRIKVLQSEIGKGTTMQISLKKVS from the coding sequence ATGGCATTGCATATCAATAGAAATTATACCCGATGGGCCATCATCATCACTTCCTTTATTATCATTTCGCTCATTCTTTGGAATACCTATGTGTTTTTTCAATATTTCAAGTCTGAAGAACAGGCAAAAATGAAAATTTGGACCAATGCTTACGTTGAATTTTCTAATGATGTGAATAGCATTATTTCAGGCACTGACAATATTGAAATCAATAAAGTGGCAGAAGGTATTGTTATAGATACCACGCTAACTACACCTTTGTTATTATTAGGCAAAAACGATAAAATTATAAGTTCTAGAAACATTACGCCCTACGCAAACAGCAATGACACAAGAGATTTAAAAATTGATTCTGCTTATGTTCAGGATAATTACAAAGCGCTAATAGAACGCTTTTCAAAAGAGAATCCACCCGTAATCCTAGAGAACCTCAACCAAACGCTTTACTACGGAAATTCGCCACTACTAAACAAATTAAAATATTATCCGCTGGCACTTTTAGTCATTATTGTACTCTTTGCGGCATTGGCCTATTTCTTTTATAAAAGCTCAAAAACAGCAGATCAAAATAAATTGTGGACGGGAATGGCAAAGGAAACCGCACATCAAATTGGCACACCATTATCCTCTTTGGTAGGTTGGACTGAAATTTTACGATCCGAAAACGTAGATCCTGATTATTTGATTGAAATTGAAAAGGACATTAACAGACTCCAGACCATCACCGATCGCTTCAGCAAAATAGGCTCTATTCCTACGCTCAAAAAAGCAGATATTGTTGAAGAAACCATTGCGTCCTATGAATACCTTAAAGCGCGCTCCTCAAAACTGATTGACTTTGAACTAGATGCCCCAAGTAAAGCCATAACTGTAAATCTAAACGCGCAGTTATATAGCTGGACCATTGAAAACCTTGTTAAAAATGCCATTGATGCCATGAGAGGTAAAGGCAAACTTAAACTTGTCATTTCCGAAGATGAAAATCACGTTAAGATCAAGGTTACAGATACAGGAAAAGGGCTTTCTAAAGTTAAATTCAACACTATTTTTCAACCGGGTTATACCAGTAAAAAAAGAGGTTGGGGCCTAGGTTTATCTCTTGCCAAGCGTATTGTAGAAGATTATCACAATGGCAGAATAAAAGTGTTGCAATCTGAAATAGGAAAAGGGACCACCATGCAAATTTCATTAAAAAAAGTATCTTAG
- a CDS encoding HIT family protein yields the protein MASLFTKIITGEIPSYKVAETEDYLAFLDINPNAKGHTLCVPKIEVDKLFDLDETTYHGLMEFSRQVALALRKAIPCKRIGMSVIGLEVPHCHVHLIPLTTMDDARFTSKVTLEDSEFEALAAKIASFL from the coding sequence ATGGCATCCCTTTTCACAAAAATAATTACTGGTGAAATCCCATCTTATAAAGTTGCAGAGACCGAGGACTACTTGGCCTTTTTAGATATCAATCCTAATGCCAAGGGGCACACACTTTGTGTTCCTAAGATAGAAGTAGATAAACTGTTTGATCTTGATGAAACCACCTATCACGGACTCATGGAGTTCTCTAGACAGGTAGCATTGGCTCTCAGAAAAGCGATTCCTTGTAAAAGAATTGGGATGTCGGTTATTGGTTTAGAAGTGCCACATTGCCACGTTCATCTTATCCCATTAACAACCATGGATGATGCTCGTTTTACAAGTAAAGTAACCTTAGAGGATTCAGAATTTGAAGCTCTAGCCGCTAAAATAGCATCTTTTCTTTAA
- the greA gene encoding transcription elongation factor GreA, whose translation MSKVSYYTPEGLKKLRDELSHLKDKERPRASQAIAEARDKGDLSENAEYDAAKEAQGMLEMKISKLEETLAGARVIDESQMDSSKILVLSKVKIKNQSNGAEMNYTLVADGEADLASGKLSVNSPIGKGLLGKTVGDIAEVQVPNGVIKFEILEISR comes from the coding sequence ATGAGTAAAGTATCTTATTATACTCCTGAAGGATTAAAAAAATTACGTGACGAATTGAGTCACTTAAAGGATAAAGAACGCCCAAGAGCATCGCAGGCTATTGCTGAAGCGAGGGATAAGGGAGACTTGAGTGAAAATGCCGAATATGATGCCGCTAAAGAAGCGCAGGGCATGTTAGAAATGAAAATTTCAAAACTTGAAGAAACCTTGGCCGGTGCAAGAGTGATTGATGAATCTCAAATGGACTCGTCTAAGATTTTGGTCTTGTCTAAAGTGAAGATCAAGAACCAAAGCAATGGTGCCGAAATGAATTACACCCTTGTTGCAGATGGTGAGGCCGATTTGGCATCAGGTAAACTTTCGGTCAATTCTCCAATAGGGAAAGGTCTTTTAGGCAAAACCGTTGGTGATATTGCCGAAGTACAAGTTCCAAATGGTGTTATTAAATTCGAGATTTTAGAGATTAGCAGATAG
- a CDS encoding TonB-dependent receptor: MKILFNNSSQQFRWRQIKTPFIFTVFLLAGLLGFAQEQFTVSGTVTMNDNPLQGVNVIIKGTKSGTQTGVDGVYKLQLDEGNYTLMFSYVSAQTVEKSFSLNQDLVLDVAIEEAAESLDEILVKSIRVDATSPITHTNVDKEALEKRNLGQDLPVLLNYLPSVVTTSDAGAGVGYTGIRVRGINAQSTNVTINGIPYNDAESLGTFWVNLSDFASSVESLQLQRGVGTSTNGAGAFGASINVLTDNVSNKASAEISNSFGSYNTRKHTVKFSTGLLNDHIEIAGRLSNIKSDGYIDRATSDLKSYFLQGSYKDDNTLIKAITFGGIELTYQAWNGISADSLRTNRTFNPSGQYTDNDGNIRFYDNEVDDYKQDHYQLHWNERYNSQWTSTVSLNYTYGRGFFEQYREAEDFADYDLTPLEIGGETVSSTDLIRRRWLDNDFYVLNANANYKQDNLNMSFGGSYSYYDGDHFGEIIWAEFASNSEIRDRYYEGNAKKTDFNTFAKATYRLNDKFSFYGDLQLRLLSYETSGLNSDRIPFNVDENFSFFNPKAGLTYQLGTNSDLYVSYARANREPNRDDFENNPNVQPEQLNDFELGWRYDTKSARLYVNAYYMLYNEQLVLTGQIDDVGSPIRANSGDSYRLGLEVDAALAITDQFSVQPNFTISSNKNKELFTSVNGEILNLGKTDISFSPEFIAANAFVFQPKEGFQISLLSKYVGEQFMSNTENPDSKLDSYFVNDFNITYEWKPKSVFKSVVFSGLVNNIFGEEYVSNGYFGSFDYENPDSATGVSTDYFAGYYPQATTNFLVGATLKF; encoded by the coding sequence ATGAAAATTTTATTCAACAATTCGTCGCAACAATTCCGTTGGCGACAAATCAAAACACCATTTATTTTTACTGTGTTTCTTTTGGCTGGCCTTTTGGGTTTTGCTCAAGAGCAATTTACCGTTTCAGGAACGGTCACCATGAATGATAATCCTTTGCAGGGTGTCAATGTTATTATTAAAGGCACTAAATCTGGCACTCAAACCGGTGTCGATGGGGTGTACAAATTACAATTAGATGAGGGGAATTACACGCTCATGTTTAGTTATGTTTCTGCTCAAACCGTCGAGAAATCTTTTAGCCTTAATCAAGATTTGGTATTGGATGTTGCTATTGAAGAAGCCGCAGAATCCCTAGACGAGATTTTAGTGAAAAGCATTCGCGTAGATGCCACTTCTCCAATTACGCATACCAATGTGGATAAAGAGGCACTTGAAAAGCGAAATTTAGGTCAGGATCTTCCGGTATTGCTCAATTACTTGCCTTCTGTGGTCACGACTTCAGATGCTGGTGCGGGTGTTGGCTATACGGGTATTAGAGTGCGTGGTATTAATGCGCAATCTACCAATGTAACCATCAATGGTATCCCTTACAATGATGCCGAATCCTTAGGGACATTTTGGGTAAATCTAAGTGATTTCGCCTCTTCTGTTGAAAGTTTGCAACTACAACGCGGTGTGGGAACGTCCACCAATGGTGCCGGTGCTTTTGGGGCAAGTATCAATGTGTTAACAGATAATGTCTCTAATAAGGCTTCTGCTGAAATTTCTAATTCCTTCGGAAGTTACAATACTAGAAAACATACGGTAAAATTCAGTACAGGATTGCTTAATGACCATATCGAAATTGCCGGACGCTTATCAAATATTAAGAGTGATGGGTATATTGATAGAGCCACTTCAGACTTGAAATCTTATTTTTTACAGGGGTCTTATAAAGATGACAACACATTGATTAAGGCGATTACTTTTGGTGGAATTGAATTAACATACCAAGCATGGAATGGTATTTCTGCAGATTCTTTACGTACAAACAGAACGTTTAATCCGTCAGGTCAATACACAGATAACGATGGTAATATCCGTTTTTATGACAATGAAGTAGACGACTACAAACAAGACCATTACCAACTGCATTGGAATGAGCGGTACAATAGCCAATGGACCTCTACTGTAAGTTTAAATTATACCTACGGAAGAGGGTTTTTTGAACAATATAGAGAAGCCGAAGACTTTGCTGATTATGATTTGACACCATTAGAAATTGGAGGAGAAACAGTTAGTAGTACAGATTTAATTCGTCGTCGTTGGTTAGATAATGACTTTTATGTCTTGAATGCCAATGCCAATTACAAGCAAGACAATTTGAACATGTCTTTTGGAGGTTCTTATAGTTATTATGATGGCGACCATTTTGGCGAAATTATCTGGGCAGAATTCGCTAGTAATTCTGAAATCAGGGACCGCTATTATGAAGGAAACGCCAAAAAAACAGACTTCAACACCTTTGCAAAGGCTACATATCGTTTAAATGATAAGTTTAGTTTTTACGGGGATTTACAGTTACGTTTGTTAAGCTACGAAACCTCTGGTTTGAATTCTGACAGAATTCCATTTAATGTTGATGAGAATTTTAGCTTCTTTAATCCAAAAGCAGGATTAACCTATCAATTGGGTACAAATAGCGATCTTTATGTTTCATATGCTCGTGCCAATCGTGAGCCTAATCGCGATGATTTTGAAAACAATCCTAATGTGCAACCAGAACAGTTAAATGATTTTGAGTTGGGATGGCGTTATGATACAAAATCAGCAAGATTATACGTTAACGCGTATTACATGCTTTATAATGAACAGTTAGTGCTAACCGGTCAAATTGATGATGTAGGAAGCCCCATAAGAGCGAATAGCGGTGATAGTTATCGCTTAGGTTTAGAGGTAGATGCGGCTCTTGCCATCACAGATCAATTTTCTGTTCAGCCTAATTTCACGATAAGTTCCAATAAAAACAAGGAATTGTTCACGTCTGTAAACGGTGAAATTTTAAACTTAGGAAAAACAGACATTTCATTTTCTCCAGAGTTTATTGCAGCGAATGCCTTTGTGTTTCAACCAAAAGAGGGCTTTCAAATATCACTGTTAAGTAAATATGTTGGTGAGCAATTTATGAGTAATACGGAGAACCCAGACTCTAAGTTAGACAGTTATTTTGTTAATGATTTTAATATCACTTATGAGTGGAAGCCAAAGTCTGTTTTTAAATCGGTAGTGTTTTCAGGGCTCGTTAATAACATTTTTGGAGAGGAATACGTCTCTAATGGTTATTTTGGCTCTTTTGATTACGAAAATCCAGATAGTGCTACAGGTGTTTCTACAGATTATTTTGCAGGATATTATCCCCAAGCAACTACAAACTTTTTAGTTGGTGCGACGCTTAAGTTCTAA
- the arfB gene encoding alternative ribosome rescue aminoacyl-tRNA hydrolase ArfB: MFDDAALILELNFKAIRSSGAGGQHVNKTASKVELSFDLENSQALSFEQKETLKTGLQSRLSKAHVLMLQCGESRSQHRNKSIVIKRFLELLRTELAEDKERIPTKIPRAAKRRRLKNKRVRSEKKANRKPPEID; the protein is encoded by the coding sequence ATGTTTGATGATGCCGCGTTAATTCTTGAGTTGAACTTTAAGGCCATTCGCAGTTCTGGTGCGGGCGGGCAACACGTTAATAAAACGGCGTCTAAAGTAGAGTTAAGCTTTGATCTAGAAAATTCTCAAGCACTTTCTTTTGAGCAGAAAGAAACGCTCAAAACTGGATTGCAATCACGATTGTCCAAAGCACATGTTTTGATGTTGCAATGTGGCGAAAGTAGGAGCCAGCATAGAAATAAGTCCATTGTTATCAAACGATTTCTAGAATTGTTAAGGACAGAGTTGGCTGAAGATAAGGAGCGGATTCCCACTAAAATTCCAAGAGCAGCTAAAAGAAGGCGTTTAAAGAATAAACGCGTACGATCAGAAAAAAAAGCGAACAGAAAGCCTCCAGAGATAGACTGA